The following proteins come from a genomic window of Synechococcus sp. BIOS-E4-1:
- a CDS encoding efflux RND transporter periplasmic adaptor subunit — translation MLSACGKGGNAQRPLPEVQQAAVTEAAFTDDVDTVSTLEAGDLVQLAAQASGRIIELKITQGDRVTPGQLLMTLDQAQEQAKLAGLKAQEQKDLLELKRYEFLVPLGAAEASDRDQRRAIYIASREEVKAQEATLAYSNLQSPIAGTVADVSVQVGDVVRNGDPFTKLIRNNTLEARVEVPSTYADRIRIGLPVLLSLPGRNEVMARSSVMSIDPGINAGTQALLVMAQFPNPDGKLRNGQRLRTRVQLDSRQEPSVPFAAVTQTSGQSFVFRLGTLQELEAQPGKADLARIKQGIDRGVIPSSTLFALQTPVNLGPLQNNRYPVTRGLRVGQKVITSNLLSLRHGVPVKVKN, via the coding sequence ATGCTGAGTGCCTGCGGTAAGGGTGGCAATGCGCAGAGACCCCTTCCAGAAGTGCAGCAGGCTGCTGTCACCGAGGCTGCCTTCACAGATGATGTCGACACGGTGAGCACGCTGGAGGCCGGCGACCTGGTTCAGCTTGCGGCTCAGGCATCAGGCCGGATCATTGAATTGAAAATCACCCAGGGAGATCGGGTGACCCCGGGGCAGTTGCTCATGACCCTTGATCAGGCTCAGGAGCAGGCCAAGTTGGCCGGGTTAAAAGCCCAAGAGCAAAAGGATCTGCTGGAGCTGAAACGTTATGAATTCCTGGTGCCTCTTGGTGCCGCGGAAGCCTCAGATCGTGATCAGCGGCGTGCGATCTACATCGCCTCGCGAGAAGAGGTCAAAGCTCAGGAGGCCACCCTGGCCTACAGCAACCTGCAGTCACCGATCGCTGGAACAGTGGCAGACGTCTCCGTGCAGGTCGGGGATGTGGTCAGAAACGGCGACCCATTCACCAAATTGATTCGCAACAACACCCTTGAGGCCAGGGTGGAGGTGCCTTCAACCTACGCCGACCGCATCAGGATTGGATTGCCGGTGTTGCTCAGTCTTCCTGGCCGGAATGAGGTGATGGCCAGGAGTTCGGTGATGTCCATTGACCCTGGAATCAACGCCGGAACACAGGCCCTTCTGGTGATGGCGCAGTTCCCCAATCCAGATGGAAAGCTGCGCAACGGTCAGAGGTTGCGCACTCGGGTTCAGCTCGACTCCCGACAGGAGCCGTCCGTTCCATTTGCTGCCGTAACGCAGACGTCCGGCCAGAGCTTTGTGTTCCGTCTTGGAACACTCCAGGAGCTTGAAGCACAGCCTGGTAAGGCTGACCTGGCCAGGATCAAGCAGGGGATTGATCGTGGCGTGATTCCCTCCTCGACCCTTTTTGCGCTGCAAACGCCGGTCAATCTCGGTCCCCTGCAGAACAACCGCTATCCCGTCACCAGGGGGCTCAGGGTCGGACAGAAGGTGATTACCAGCAATCTGCTCAGCCTGCGCCACGGCGTGCCCGTGAAGGTGAAGAACTGA
- a CDS encoding efflux RND transporter permease subunit: MSASNNFITRPVLTTVCSILIVIVGLIAIPLLPIENLPDIAPPTVKVRANYTGADAVSVEEGVTSVLEQQINGVENMDFIKSNSSADGVSAIDVAFASGTDGDINQVNVQNRVALAEPQLPEEVRKAGVSVNKASNSILLVYNFGSADPDQITYSAETISGLLDLKLTDAIKRVSGVGDLTYFGNRKLAFRLWLDPDKLTSFGLTSTDVVNQLSSQNRLVPAGQVGGEPSPKGQQFTFTVQLQGRLRSVEEFEQMVVRTAEGGGLVRLGDVGNVQLGGESYAVSATDLQGVPSVGLAVYQLSGSNALEVSDGVKQVLADFETTMPVGMKMEKIYDNTDFISASIQGVVNSLRDAVVLVVLILFLFLQNWKATLVPGIAIPVALIGTFGLVLGFGFSLNQLTLFGLVLATGLVVDDAITVIEDTSTKKAEGMTALEAAKATMDELFSAVIATSLVKFAVFLPVLFFPGATGTIYKQFAATVIFSIAISTFNALTFSPMLSALLLARESKDPGRRSYAIAGMVIGFVYGLLVVGAGAPLVMIPMALGALIGLLLGRLIDRPVTLPFTIGGAITGLILVGVSRIIPVTVYPALGLALGWFTPIIFAKFNSAYAVMESRYASALEWALGRRRLVMSILGIGILLTAVAFQAIPGGFVPIEDQGYAIGVVQAPEGVSTQVTEAINQQVAAVLRTEKDITAASVFSGASLDGNSPNKGLFFFGTSNWSERKQRDQTVGAIVERLNQKLVRSVDGARVFVVEPPAIPGYGTGGGFEFQLLDQSGGAYSLADFYGTAARLIQAGNADHDLNRVYTLFAPESPQIEIQVDRDRMAAVDVDFGAAMQTFSINFGGLYVNDTFQEGKVRRVYVQADAQSRATPERLSALYVKSTNGDLISLGEFFSVRETLGPTVVPHFNLYRAIKIEGTPAAGNSSGQAIKAMKGIFETINPQGLSFDWTGISREEVKAGALAVVIFALGILAVYLVLSAQYESYADPLIILMTVPTAMLGALAFLALRGEVLNVYAQVGLVMLIGLAAGNGILIVDMANQRMQAGANALEAARFAAGSRLRPILMTAISSLFGFMPLVFASGAGARSQTSLGAVVFGGLLIATVLSLFVVPVFYVVLKSLLGQAAGSSEGSPSSGDDGSALIS; encoded by the coding sequence ATGTCCGCCTCCAATAATTTCATTACCAGACCCGTTCTCACAACGGTCTGCAGCATCTTGATCGTGATCGTGGGATTGATTGCGATTCCGCTTCTTCCGATCGAGAATCTTCCGGACATCGCTCCCCCAACCGTCAAAGTCAGGGCCAATTACACCGGTGCCGATGCCGTCTCTGTTGAGGAGGGCGTCACCAGTGTTCTTGAGCAGCAGATCAACGGTGTGGAGAACATGGACTTCATCAAGTCCAACAGTTCCGCCGATGGAGTCAGTGCCATCGATGTGGCCTTCGCCAGCGGCACCGACGGTGACATCAATCAGGTCAATGTGCAGAACCGTGTGGCTCTGGCAGAACCGCAGTTGCCAGAGGAGGTTCGCAAGGCTGGAGTCAGCGTCAATAAGGCGTCCAACTCGATTCTGCTCGTCTACAACTTCGGCAGTGCGGATCCGGACCAGATCACCTACAGCGCTGAGACGATCAGCGGACTGCTGGATCTGAAGCTCACTGATGCCATCAAGCGGGTGAGCGGCGTCGGCGACCTCACTTACTTCGGTAACCGCAAACTGGCGTTTCGGCTGTGGCTTGATCCAGACAAGCTCACCAGTTTCGGCCTCACGTCGACCGATGTGGTCAACCAGCTCTCCAGCCAGAATCGCCTCGTACCCGCTGGTCAGGTGGGCGGTGAGCCTTCTCCGAAGGGGCAGCAGTTCACCTTCACCGTGCAGCTCCAGGGTCGGCTGCGCAGCGTCGAGGAATTTGAGCAGATGGTGGTGCGAACTGCTGAAGGGGGCGGCCTTGTGCGTCTTGGAGATGTGGGCAATGTTCAGCTCGGTGGTGAGTCATATGCCGTCAGCGCCACCGATCTCCAGGGTGTTCCGTCCGTGGGGCTGGCTGTTTATCAGCTTTCAGGCAGCAATGCGCTGGAGGTGTCGGACGGCGTGAAGCAGGTCTTAGCCGACTTTGAGACGACCATGCCCGTGGGCATGAAGATGGAAAAGATCTACGACAACACCGACTTCATCAGCGCCTCCATCCAGGGCGTGGTGAATTCCCTGCGGGATGCGGTGGTGCTCGTTGTTTTGATTCTTTTCCTGTTTCTTCAGAACTGGAAGGCCACCCTGGTTCCTGGGATTGCAATCCCCGTGGCGCTGATCGGCACTTTCGGTCTGGTGCTTGGCTTCGGGTTTTCCCTGAATCAGCTCACCTTGTTTGGTCTGGTGCTGGCAACGGGTCTCGTGGTCGATGATGCGATCACCGTGATCGAGGACACCTCCACCAAAAAAGCGGAGGGGATGACGGCTCTTGAAGCGGCGAAAGCCACCATGGATGAGCTGTTCTCCGCGGTCATCGCCACGTCCTTGGTGAAGTTCGCGGTGTTCCTGCCAGTGCTGTTTTTCCCGGGTGCGACGGGAACGATCTACAAACAGTTCGCGGCCACGGTGATCTTCTCGATCGCCATCTCCACCTTCAATGCGCTCACCTTCTCGCCGATGTTGTCCGCACTGTTGCTGGCACGCGAATCCAAGGATCCAGGACGGCGGAGCTATGCCATTGCCGGCATGGTGATCGGTTTTGTGTATGGGTTGCTGGTGGTCGGGGCTGGAGCGCCTCTGGTGATGATTCCGATGGCTCTTGGTGCCTTGATCGGTCTGCTGCTGGGGCGCTTGATCGATCGACCGGTCACCCTGCCTTTCACCATCGGTGGAGCCATTACAGGCTTGATTCTTGTCGGAGTCAGCAGAATCATCCCAGTGACGGTCTATCCAGCCCTGGGCCTGGCTCTTGGTTGGTTTACACCGATCATTTTCGCCAAATTCAACAGTGCTTATGCCGTGATGGAGAGCCGCTACGCCTCCGCTTTGGAGTGGGCTCTCGGTCGTCGTCGACTGGTGATGAGCATCCTTGGCATCGGCATCCTGCTTACGGCCGTTGCTTTCCAGGCCATTCCTGGTGGGTTTGTGCCGATCGAAGATCAGGGTTACGCGATTGGCGTGGTGCAGGCACCGGAGGGCGTCTCCACCCAGGTCACTGAGGCGATCAATCAGCAGGTGGCTGCCGTACTGCGCACGGAAAAGGACATCACGGCGGCGTCGGTGTTCAGCGGGGCAAGCCTGGATGGCAACAGTCCCAACAAGGGCTTGTTCTTCTTCGGCACCAGCAACTGGTCTGAGCGAAAGCAACGGGATCAGACCGTGGGGGCGATCGTGGAGCGGCTCAATCAGAAGCTGGTCCGTTCGGTGGATGGTGCCAGGGTGTTTGTCGTTGAACCTCCGGCCATCCCCGGCTATGGCACTGGCGGTGGATTTGAGTTTCAGCTGCTCGATCAGAGTGGTGGGGCCTACAGCCTGGCTGATTTTTATGGCACGGCAGCACGCCTGATCCAGGCCGGTAATGCTGACCATGATCTCAACCGTGTCTACACGCTGTTCGCTCCTGAATCGCCACAGATCGAGATTCAGGTGGATCGCGATCGCATGGCCGCTGTTGATGTTGACTTCGGTGCTGCCATGCAGACCTTCAGTATCAACTTCGGTGGCCTCTATGTGAACGACACCTTCCAGGAGGGCAAGGTGCGTCGGGTCTATGTCCAGGCCGATGCTCAAAGTCGTGCGACCCCTGAGCGTCTTTCAGCCCTCTACGTCAAGAGCACTAACGGTGATCTGATTTCGCTAGGGGAGTTCTTCAGCGTGCGTGAAACCCTGGGGCCCACGGTGGTTCCTCACTTCAATCTCTACAGAGCCATCAAGATCGAAGGCACGCCCGCGGCAGGGAACAGCTCTGGTCAGGCGATCAAAGCAATGAAGGGGATCTTTGAGACCATCAACCCGCAGGGTCTCAGTTTCGACTGGACCGGAATTTCCCGTGAGGAAGTGAAGGCCGGTGCCCTGGCAGTGGTGATCTTTGCCCTCGGCATCCTGGCGGTGTACCTGGTGCTGTCTGCGCAGTACGAAAGCTACGCCGATCCGCTGATCATTCTGATGACAGTGCCGACAGCCATGTTGGGCGCACTCGCCTTTCTGGCCTTGCGGGGTGAAGTGCTCAATGTTTATGCCCAGGTGGGCCTGGTGATGTTGATCGGCCTTGCCGCTGGCAATGGAATCCTGATCGTGGATATGGCCAATCAGCGGATGCAGGCTGGTGCCAATGCCCTGGAGGCTGCCCGTTTTGCGGCTGGTTCCCGCCTGAGGCCGATTTTGATGACGGCGATCTCCTCGCTGTTCGGTTTCATGCCGCTGGTTTTCGCCAGCGGTGCAGGTGCCCGTAGCCAGACGTCTCTCGGGGCTGTGGTGTTCGGTGGTCTGCTGATCGCCACCGTCCTATCGCTGTTCGTCGTGCCGGTTTTTTATGTCGTGCTCAAGTCTCTGCTTGGGCAGGCGGCTGGTTCATCCGAAGGATCACCGTCAAGCGGTGATGATGGCTCGGCACTGATCAGCTGA
- the sufD gene encoding Fe-S cluster assembly protein SufD, whose protein sequence is MLSSVLAPVQQRGREALQRLGLPTRKQEAWRLTDLKRLEAVHGLPPIDADLENDWPQPPQSGVRLLLGSDQHPLEGVELPTGIKALNSDELEVLLGRATDHCGCSQDWPVELNKSCSRQVLALQISGKAPAVELVIAASGSGMLATRVLLVLEPNAELELLQVFQSKDGVAHSHLCEILLGEESQLQHGLVSMGDGSSSLLTTLAIQQEPRSHYALSSFVQGSLFARIEPRIVQLSGQAFTSLKGLAVAADEQQVGVHSAMRFDGPEGELDQLQKSLVSGKSHTIFNGSIQVPKEAQRTNAAQLSRNLMLSSRARVDTKPELEIIADDVKCAHGATVSQLQEDELFYLRSRGITEVEATALLLNGYCQEVIDQLPANAERWQLSKRMHDALMATT, encoded by the coding sequence ATGCTGAGCAGTGTGCTGGCACCGGTGCAGCAGCGAGGACGTGAAGCCCTCCAGCGTCTGGGATTGCCCACCCGTAAACAGGAAGCCTGGCGGCTCACCGACCTCAAACGCCTTGAGGCCGTTCATGGCCTGCCTCCCATTGACGCCGATCTCGAGAATGATTGGCCACAACCACCGCAAAGCGGAGTCCGCTTGCTGCTTGGGTCTGACCAACATCCATTGGAAGGGGTTGAGCTCCCAACGGGCATCAAAGCCTTGAACAGTGATGAGCTCGAGGTCCTTCTCGGTCGCGCAACAGATCACTGCGGCTGCTCGCAGGACTGGCCAGTGGAACTGAACAAGTCCTGCAGCCGTCAGGTCCTCGCTTTACAGATCAGCGGCAAGGCTCCAGCAGTGGAACTCGTGATTGCTGCCAGTGGTTCAGGCATGCTGGCAACGCGTGTTCTGCTGGTGCTTGAGCCGAACGCCGAACTCGAGCTGCTCCAGGTCTTCCAGTCAAAAGACGGCGTTGCGCATAGCCATCTGTGTGAAATCCTGCTCGGGGAAGAGTCACAGCTTCAGCATGGCTTGGTCTCCATGGGCGATGGCAGCAGTTCACTGCTGACAACGCTGGCCATCCAACAAGAGCCTCGCAGCCACTACGCATTGTCCTCCTTCGTTCAGGGGTCGTTGTTCGCTCGAATCGAGCCAAGAATCGTGCAACTGAGTGGGCAAGCCTTTACCTCTCTGAAGGGATTGGCTGTCGCTGCCGATGAGCAGCAAGTCGGCGTGCACTCCGCAATGCGTTTTGACGGCCCCGAGGGTGAACTGGATCAACTGCAGAAAAGTCTTGTCTCAGGAAAATCGCACACGATTTTCAATGGCTCGATTCAGGTGCCCAAAGAAGCACAACGAACCAATGCGGCACAACTCAGTCGCAATTTGATGTTATCGAGCCGTGCACGCGTTGATACCAAGCCAGAGCTTGAAATCATCGCTGACGACGTGAAGTGTGCTCACGGCGCCACTGTCAGCCAGCTGCAGGAGGATGAACTGTTTTATCTGCGTAGTCGCGGAATCACTGAAGTGGAAGCAACAGCATTACTCCTGAATGGATATTGCCAGGAAGTGATTGATCAGTTACCGGCAAATGCTGAACGATGGCAGCTTTCAAAAAGAATGCACGATGCACTGATGGCAACGACTTAG
- a CDS encoding alpha-D-glucose phosphate-specific phosphoglucomutase yields MTASALAEPAPTFVRLDAPFTDQKPGTSGLRKSSAQFEQPHYLESFVEAVFRTLPGVRGGTLVLGGDGRYGNLRAINVILRMAAAHGLSKVIITTDGILSTPAASNLIRKREAIGGIILSASHNPGGPNGDFGVKVNGANGGPTPGSFTDAVFECTKSLEQYATVEAADLNLDTPGTHSIAAMEVEIIDGVDDFVALMQQLFDFDQINALLRSDFPLAFDAMHAVTGPYAKSVFEDLLGAPAGSVRNGIPLEDFGGGHPDPNLTYAHELADLLLKGDNYRFGAACDGDGDRNMILGHHCFVNPSDSLAVLTANATLAPAYAAGLAGVARSMPTSSAVDVVAKQLGIECFETPTGWKFFGNLLDAGRITLCGEESFGTGSNHVREKDGLWAVLFWLQILAVRRCSVAEIMSNHWNQFGRHYYSRHDYEAVPSEAAHGLYDRLENLLPGLMGQSFAGRSISCADNFSYTDPVDQSVTQGQGLRILLDDGSRVVVRLSGTGTKGATIRVYLESYVPSSGDLHQDPQIALSDMISSINSLAEIQQRTGMARPTVIT; encoded by the coding sequence ATGACCGCCTCCGCCTTGGCTGAACCCGCTCCAACCTTCGTGCGGCTCGACGCCCCTTTCACCGACCAGAAGCCGGGCACCTCTGGATTGCGCAAGAGCAGTGCGCAGTTTGAGCAACCGCACTATCTCGAAAGCTTTGTTGAGGCTGTGTTTCGCACTCTGCCTGGCGTGCGAGGAGGCACCTTGGTGCTCGGAGGCGACGGCCGTTACGGCAATCTGCGCGCCATCAATGTGATCCTGCGCATGGCCGCAGCCCATGGCCTGAGCAAGGTGATCATCACCACCGATGGCATTCTCTCCACGCCGGCAGCATCCAACCTGATCCGCAAGCGAGAGGCCATCGGTGGGATCATCCTTTCGGCCAGTCACAATCCAGGCGGCCCCAATGGTGACTTTGGAGTGAAGGTGAATGGAGCCAACGGCGGCCCCACACCGGGATCCTTCACCGATGCAGTGTTCGAGTGCACCAAATCGCTGGAGCAGTACGCCACGGTTGAGGCTGCCGATCTCAATCTCGACACTCCAGGAACGCACAGCATCGCTGCCATGGAGGTCGAAATCATTGATGGGGTCGATGACTTTGTGGCCTTGATGCAGCAACTGTTCGATTTCGATCAGATCAACGCTCTGCTGCGCAGCGATTTCCCACTGGCCTTTGACGCCATGCATGCCGTCACAGGTCCCTATGCCAAAAGTGTCTTCGAAGATCTGCTGGGAGCACCAGCAGGCAGCGTGCGCAATGGCATTCCACTCGAGGATTTCGGCGGCGGCCATCCTGATCCCAACCTCACTTACGCCCACGAACTGGCCGATCTACTCCTCAAGGGAGACAACTACCGCTTTGGTGCAGCCTGCGACGGTGACGGCGACCGCAACATGATCCTTGGTCATCACTGTTTCGTGAATCCGAGCGACAGCCTGGCCGTGCTGACCGCCAACGCCACGCTGGCACCGGCCTACGCCGCTGGACTGGCAGGCGTCGCGCGCTCAATGCCGACCAGCTCCGCTGTTGATGTGGTGGCGAAGCAGCTGGGCATTGAATGCTTCGAGACACCCACAGGCTGGAAGTTTTTCGGGAATCTGCTGGATGCCGGCCGCATCACTCTCTGCGGCGAGGAAAGTTTCGGCACAGGCAGCAACCACGTGCGCGAAAAAGACGGTCTCTGGGCCGTGCTGTTCTGGTTGCAGATCCTCGCGGTACGCCGTTGCAGCGTGGCGGAGATCATGAGCAACCACTGGAATCAATTCGGGCGTCACTACTACTCACGTCACGATTACGAAGCGGTGCCGAGCGAGGCAGCCCATGGCCTCTACGACCGGCTTGAAAATCTTCTTCCTGGGCTTATGGGTCAGAGCTTCGCCGGTCGCAGCATCAGTTGTGCCGACAATTTCAGTTACACGGACCCTGTGGACCAGTCGGTGACTCAGGGTCAGGGGCTGCGCATCCTTTTGGATGACGGCAGCCGCGTTGTCGTGCGCCTCTCCGGCACCGGCACCAAGGGGGCCACCATCCGGGTCTACCTGGAAAGCTATGTGCCGAGCAGTGGTGATCTCCATCAGGATCCTCAGATCGCCTTGTCAGACATGATCAGCAGCATCAACTCCCTAGCGGAGATTCAGCAGCGGACGGGTATGGCGCGACCCACAGTGATCACCTGA
- the sufB gene encoding Fe-S cluster assembly protein SufB, whose amino-acid sequence MKDTPGESSAEELVEQPYKYGFVTEIEEEKIPKGIDEDVIRLISAKKDEPDFMLEFRLKAYQNWLSQDEPDWAKLGYPQIDYQDIIYYAAPKTKEKKRSLEEVDPELLDTFSRLGIPLSEQKRLGNVAVDAVFDSVSIATTFKEKLAEHGVIFCGFAEAVKEHPELVKKYLGTVIPSNDNFFAALNASVFSDGTFVYIPKGVECPMELSSYFRINSGDAGQFERTLIVAEEGASVSYLEGCTAPMFDTNQLHAAVVELIALDDASIKYSTVQNWYPGDENGVGGIYNFVTKRGQCRGARSCISWTQVETGSAITWKYPSCVLIGEDSVGEFYSVALTHHLQQADTGTKMIHIGPHTRSTIVSKGISAGRSSNSYRGLVHVNPSAKGARNYSQCDSMLIGDNASANTYPYIHCQQMNSAIEHEASTCRISEDQLFYLQSRGIGFEEAVSMMVSGFCQDVYNQLPMEFAAEADKLLSLRLEGAVG is encoded by the coding sequence ATGAAAGACACACCCGGTGAATCCTCTGCTGAAGAGCTTGTCGAGCAACCTTATAAGTATGGATTCGTCACAGAGATTGAAGAAGAAAAAATCCCTAAAGGGATTGATGAGGATGTGATTCGCTTGATCTCGGCTAAAAAAGATGAGCCGGATTTTATGCTTGAGTTTCGCCTTAAAGCCTATCAGAACTGGCTATCTCAGGATGAACCTGACTGGGCAAAGCTAGGATATCCACAGATTGATTATCAAGACATTATTTATTATGCGGCACCTAAAACAAAAGAGAAAAAGCGAAGCCTTGAAGAAGTTGACCCTGAACTCCTGGATACATTCAGCAGACTAGGAATCCCACTGAGTGAACAAAAAAGGTTAGGAAATGTAGCAGTAGATGCGGTGTTCGACAGCGTTTCGATTGCAACAACATTCAAAGAAAAACTTGCGGAGCATGGTGTAATCTTTTGCGGCTTTGCAGAAGCCGTAAAAGAGCATCCTGAACTTGTCAAAAAATATCTTGGTACTGTCATCCCCAGTAACGATAATTTCTTTGCCGCCTTAAACGCTTCGGTGTTTAGCGATGGCACTTTCGTCTATATCCCCAAGGGCGTGGAATGCCCGATGGAGCTTTCTTCCTATTTTCGGATTAACTCCGGAGATGCCGGACAGTTCGAGCGAACCCTGATCGTGGCGGAAGAAGGCGCTTCCGTCAGTTACCTCGAGGGCTGCACTGCACCGATGTTCGACACCAATCAACTTCATGCCGCCGTGGTTGAACTGATTGCACTTGACGATGCCTCCATCAAATACTCCACTGTTCAGAACTGGTATCCAGGTGATGAGAACGGTGTTGGCGGCATCTACAACTTCGTGACCAAACGTGGACAGTGCCGTGGTGCCAGAAGCTGCATCAGCTGGACCCAGGTGGAGACCGGTTCAGCGATCACCTGGAAATATCCCAGTTGCGTTTTGATCGGCGAAGATTCCGTTGGTGAATTTTATTCCGTTGCTTTAACACATCATCTTCAACAGGCAGATACCGGCACAAAAATGATTCATATCGGTCCCCATACACGCTCAACCATTGTCAGCAAGGGGATCAGTGCAGGCAGATCGAGCAACAGTTATCGAGGACTTGTTCATGTCAACCCTTCCGCCAAAGGAGCTCGAAACTACAGCCAGTGCGATTCCATGCTCATAGGAGACAATGCCAGCGCCAATACCTATCCTTATATCCATTGCCAACAAATGAATTCTGCAATTGAACATGAGGCCAGCACCTGCCGGATTTCAGAAGACCAGCTCTTCTATCTGCAGAGTCGCGGCATCGGTTTCGAGGAAGCGGTTTCGATGATGGTGAGTGGTTTTTGTCAGGACGTTTATAACCAGTTACCCATGGAATTTGCAGCAGAAGCCGACAAACTTCTCTCACTTCGCCTGGAGGGAGCCGTGGGGTAA
- the sufC gene encoding Fe-S cluster assembly ATPase SufC: MINPDSELLLDITDLHASVEDQPILKGVNLQIRAGEIHAIMGRNGSGKSTLSKVLAGHPAYQVTGGSVRYRGEDLFELEAEERARLGVFLSFQYPVEIPGVSNLEFLRVSTNARREKRGQEELDTFDFEDHVREKLKVVQMDPAFLERSVNQGFSGGEKKRNEILQMALLEPVVAILDETDSGLDIDALRIVAGGVNQLSGPQNATILITHYQRLLDEITPDYVHVMAAGRILRTGGRDLAVELEKTGYDWVDKQLAAEGVA; encoded by the coding sequence ATGATTAATCCGGATTCAGAGCTTCTCCTCGACATCACTGATCTGCATGCATCCGTTGAGGATCAGCCCATCCTCAAAGGTGTGAATCTCCAGATCAGAGCCGGTGAAATTCACGCGATCATGGGCCGCAACGGCAGCGGCAAAAGCACACTCTCCAAGGTCCTGGCCGGCCATCCCGCCTATCAGGTCACCGGCGGCAGTGTCCGTTACCGCGGTGAAGACCTGTTTGAACTTGAGGCAGAAGAGCGGGCACGCCTTGGTGTGTTTCTCAGCTTCCAGTATCCGGTTGAGATCCCCGGCGTCAGCAATCTGGAATTTCTGCGCGTGTCCACCAATGCGCGGCGCGAGAAACGGGGCCAGGAAGAACTCGACACCTTTGACTTTGAAGACCACGTGCGCGAGAAGCTCAAGGTGGTGCAGATGGATCCGGCCTTCCTGGAGCGCAGCGTCAATCAGGGCTTCTCCGGTGGCGAGAAGAAGCGCAATGAAATCCTGCAGATGGCATTGCTGGAACCGGTGGTGGCGATCCTTGATGAAACCGATTCCGGCCTCGATATCGACGCCCTGCGCATTGTGGCCGGCGGTGTGAATCAGCTCTCCGGTCCGCAGAACGCCACGATCCTGATCACCCATTACCAGCGATTGCTCGATGAAATCACTCCCGACTACGTGCATGTGATGGCCGCCGGCCGCATCCTGCGCACCGGCGGTCGTGATCTGGCTGTTGAGCTGGAGAAAACCGGCTACGACTGGGTTGATAAGCAGCTCGCCGCAGAGGGAGTGGCCTGA